A stretch of the Mycobacterium sp. ITM-2016-00317 genome encodes the following:
- a CDS encoding glycosyltransferase family 2 protein — translation MSDELFVVTVTYSPGPHLDRFLATLTHATERPVTVIISDNGSTDGAPEDAVERYPNVKLYRTGANVGYGTAVNRAVAEYGLTSGSDFFIVANPDVQWGPNSIDLMLEAATRWPQAGSLGPLIRDPDGTVYPSARHLPSVIRGGMHAVVGPVWKSNPWTAAYRQDRAEPSERPVGWLSGSCLLMRSAAYAEIAGFDERYFMYMEDVDLGDRLGRAGWQNVYVPSAEVLHAKGHATGRDPARNLAAHHVSTYTFLADRYPKWWQAPLRWAFRGALGARARLVVRNSRRKTRGT, via the coding sequence GTGAGCGACGAACTGTTTGTCGTGACGGTGACGTACTCGCCCGGTCCGCACCTGGACCGGTTCCTGGCCACCCTGACGCACGCGACCGAGCGTCCGGTGACCGTGATCATCTCGGACAACGGGTCCACCGACGGCGCGCCTGAGGACGCCGTCGAGCGCTACCCGAACGTCAAGCTGTACCGGACCGGCGCCAACGTCGGCTACGGCACCGCGGTCAACCGCGCCGTCGCCGAGTACGGACTGACCTCCGGCTCGGATTTCTTCATCGTCGCCAACCCCGACGTCCAGTGGGGCCCGAACAGCATCGACCTGATGCTCGAGGCGGCGACGCGCTGGCCGCAGGCCGGGTCGCTGGGCCCGCTGATCCGCGACCCCGACGGCACGGTGTACCCGTCGGCGCGGCACCTGCCGTCGGTGATCCGGGGCGGCATGCACGCCGTCGTCGGACCGGTGTGGAAGTCGAACCCGTGGACCGCGGCCTACCGTCAGGACCGCGCCGAACCCAGTGAACGCCCGGTGGGCTGGCTGTCGGGCTCGTGCCTGCTGATGCGCAGCGCGGCCTACGCCGAGATCGCCGGATTCGACGAGCGCTACTTCATGTATATGGAAGACGTCGACCTCGGTGACCGGCTCGGCCGGGCCGGCTGGCAGAACGTGTACGTGCCCTCGGCGGAGGTGCTGCACGCCAAGGGTCACGCCACCGGCCGGGACCCGGCGCGAAATCTCGCCGCCCACCACGTCAGCACCTACACTTTTCTCGCAGATAGGTATCCGAAGTGGTGGCAGGCGCCGCTACGCTGGGCCTTTCGGGGGGCTCTTGGGGCGCGGGCACGTCTGGTCGTGCGCAATTCTCGTCGGAAGACTCGTGGCACGTAG
- a CDS encoding NDP-sugar synthase, which translates to MVNPAEVDAVVLVGGMGTRLRPLTLSAPKPMLPTAGLPFLTHLLSRIADAGIEHVVMGTSYKAGVFESEFGDGSKFGLQIDYVVEDEPLGTGGGIANVASKLRHDTAVVFNGDVLSGCDLGALLDSHAARDADVTLHLVRVGDPRAFGCVPTDPDGVVTAFLEKTQDPPTDQINAGCYVFKRSVIDAIPKGRPLSVEREVFPGLLADGLRVCGYVDATYWRDMGTPEDFVRGSADLVRGIAPSPALKGHRGESLVHDGASVAPGALLIGGTVVGRGAEVAGGARLDGAVIFDGVKVGAGAVIERSIIGFGAHVGPRALIRDGVIGDGADIGARCELLRGARVWPGISIPDGGIRFSTDI; encoded by the coding sequence ATGGTCAATCCAGCTGAGGTCGATGCGGTTGTGTTGGTCGGCGGGATGGGCACCCGCCTGCGTCCGCTGACCCTGTCGGCGCCCAAGCCGATGCTGCCGACAGCGGGCCTGCCGTTCCTGACTCATCTCCTGTCGCGGATCGCCGACGCCGGCATCGAACACGTCGTGATGGGCACCTCGTACAAGGCGGGGGTGTTCGAGTCCGAGTTCGGTGACGGCTCCAAGTTCGGGCTGCAGATCGACTACGTCGTCGAGGACGAACCACTGGGCACCGGCGGCGGCATCGCCAACGTCGCCTCCAAGCTGCGCCACGACACCGCCGTGGTGTTCAACGGCGATGTGCTGTCGGGCTGTGACCTCGGCGCGCTGCTGGATTCGCACGCCGCCCGCGACGCCGATGTCACGCTGCATCTGGTGCGTGTCGGCGACCCCCGCGCATTCGGTTGTGTGCCAACCGATCCCGACGGTGTGGTGACCGCGTTCCTGGAGAAGACCCAGGATCCGCCGACCGATCAGATCAACGCCGGCTGCTATGTGTTCAAGCGTTCGGTGATCGACGCGATCCCGAAAGGCCGTCCGCTGTCGGTGGAACGGGAGGTCTTCCCGGGACTGCTGGCCGACGGACTGCGGGTGTGCGGCTACGTCGACGCCACCTACTGGCGTGACATGGGCACGCCGGAGGATTTCGTGCGCGGCTCGGCGGACCTGGTGCGCGGCATCGCGCCGTCGCCCGCGCTGAAGGGCCATCGCGGGGAAAGCCTTGTGCACGACGGGGCTTCGGTCGCGCCGGGCGCACTGCTGATCGGCGGCACGGTCGTCGGGCGGGGCGCCGAGGTCGCAGGCGGAGCCCGGCTCGACGGTGCGGTGATCTTCGACGGGGTGAAAGTCGGTGCCGGAGCGGTGATCGAGCGCTCGATCATCGGGTTCGGCGCGCACGTCGGGCCCAGGGCGCTGATCCGTGACGGCGTGATCGGCGACGGCGCCGACATCGGTGCCCGCTGCGAGCTGTTGCGTGGCGCACGCGTGTGGCCGGGCATCTCGATTCCCGACGGCGGCATCCGCTTCTCGACCGACATCTAG
- a CDS encoding NUDIX hydrolase, with product MSLHESAVEVLTAWNPPDPAQDSLRHALLAFLAARPDACLRECVPGHLTASALVLDHSGRHALLTLHPRIGRWLQLGGHCEPEDETIVAAALREATEESGIDGLTIAPEPAALHVHPVTCSLGVPTRHLDVQFVVRAPEGAQPVRSDESLDLRWWPLDELPQDCDFGLTQLAAAAAASAASAANAAANVRPR from the coding sequence GTGAGTCTGCACGAGTCGGCGGTCGAGGTGCTCACCGCGTGGAACCCGCCCGATCCCGCGCAGGATTCGCTGCGGCATGCGCTGTTGGCGTTCCTGGCCGCCCGCCCGGATGCGTGTCTGCGCGAGTGCGTGCCCGGCCATCTCACCGCGTCGGCGCTGGTGCTCGACCACAGTGGGCGTCACGCATTGCTGACCCTGCACCCGCGGATCGGGCGCTGGTTGCAGCTCGGCGGTCACTGTGAGCCCGAGGACGAGACCATCGTCGCGGCGGCGCTGCGCGAGGCAACCGAGGAGTCGGGCATCGACGGGTTGACGATCGCGCCGGAACCCGCTGCGCTGCATGTGCATCCGGTGACCTGCTCGCTGGGGGTGCCGACCCGTCATCTGGACGTGCAGTTCGTGGTCCGGGCGCCCGAGGGTGCGCAGCCGGTGCGCAGCGACGAGTCGCTGGACCTACGCTGGTGGCCGCTCGACGAGCTTCCGCAGGACTGCGATTTCGGCCTCACCCAGCTGGCCGCCGCCGCCGCCGCGTCTGCCGCGTCTGCCGCGAACGCTGCCGCGAACGTGCGCCCACGGTAG
- a CDS encoding coenzyme F420-0:L-glutamate ligase, whose product MNDHGTSARVELLPVAGLPEFRPGDDLAAAIADAAPWLRDDDVLVVTSKVLSKTEGRMVPAPADPDERDALRRKLIDAEAVRVLARKGRTLITENALGLVQAAAGVDGSNVDSNELALLPVDPDGSAAALVAALRERLGVRVGVVVTDTMGRAWRTGQTDVAIGAAGLTVLHAYAGEHDQHGNELIVTEIAVADEIAAAADLVKGKLTAVPVAVVRGLTLRDDGSSARNLVRAGEEDLFWLGTEEALALGRSQAQLLRRSVRAFSAEPVAEELIEAAVGEALTAPAPHHTRPVRFVWVRDHTVRIRLLDAMKDRWRADLSGDGRDPESVERRVSRGQILYDAPELVIPFMVPDGAHSYPDAQRTAAEHTMFTVAAGAAVQGLLVALAVRSVGSCWIGSTIFAPDLVRAELDVPEDWQPLGAIAIGHPVEPLTPRPPVPTDSLLVRR is encoded by the coding sequence GTGAACGACCACGGCACGTCGGCGCGGGTCGAACTGCTGCCGGTGGCCGGGCTCCCCGAGTTCCGGCCGGGCGACGATCTGGCCGCGGCCATCGCCGACGCCGCGCCGTGGCTGCGTGACGACGACGTCCTCGTGGTCACCAGCAAGGTGCTGTCCAAGACCGAGGGCCGCATGGTGCCCGCCCCGGCAGACCCCGACGAGCGGGATGCGCTGCGCCGCAAGCTGATCGACGCCGAGGCGGTGCGGGTGCTGGCGCGCAAGGGCCGCACCTTGATCACCGAGAACGCGCTCGGGCTGGTGCAGGCCGCGGCCGGCGTGGACGGCTCGAACGTCGACTCCAACGAATTGGCGCTGCTGCCCGTGGATCCCGACGGCAGCGCGGCCGCGTTGGTCGCGGCGCTGCGGGAGCGGCTCGGGGTGCGCGTCGGTGTCGTCGTCACCGACACCATGGGCCGGGCGTGGCGCACGGGCCAGACCGACGTCGCGATCGGCGCGGCGGGGCTGACGGTGCTGCACGCCTACGCCGGCGAACACGACCAGCACGGCAACGAGCTCATCGTCACCGAGATCGCCGTCGCCGACGAGATCGCCGCGGCCGCCGATCTGGTCAAGGGCAAGCTGACCGCGGTACCGGTGGCCGTCGTGCGGGGGCTGACACTGCGCGACGACGGCTCCTCGGCACGCAATCTGGTACGGGCCGGTGAGGAGGACCTGTTCTGGCTGGGCACCGAAGAGGCGCTGGCGTTGGGGCGTTCCCAGGCGCAACTGCTGCGCCGCTCGGTACGCGCGTTCAGCGCCGAACCGGTGGCCGAGGAACTGATCGAGGCGGCCGTCGGTGAGGCGCTGACCGCCCCGGCGCCGCATCACACGCGGCCGGTGCGCTTCGTGTGGGTGCGCGACCACACGGTGCGGATCCGGCTGCTGGACGCGATGAAAGACCGTTGGCGGGCCGACCTCAGCGGCGACGGCCGCGACCCCGAGTCCGTGGAGCGCCGGGTCAGCCGCGGCCAGATTCTGTACGACGCGCCGGAGTTGGTGATCCCGTTCATGGTTCCCGACGGCGCACACTCGTATCCGGATGCGCAGCGGACCGCGGCCGAGCACACAATGTTCACGGTCGCGGCCGGTGCCGCGGTTCAGGGTTTGCTGGTCGCGCTGGCCGTGCGGTCGGTGGGCAGTTGCTGGATCGGCTCGACGATCTTCGCGCCGGATCTGGTGCGCGCCGAGTTGGACGTGCCCGAGGACTGGCAGCCGTTGGGAGCCATCGCGATCGGGCACCCCGTCGAACCGCTGACGCCACGCCCACCGGTGCCCACCGACTCGCTGCTGGTGCGCCGGTGA
- the cofD gene encoding 2-phospho-L-lactate transferase, translating into MKVTVLVGGVGGARFLLGVQHLLGLGQFGTDDTNEHEVTAVVNVGDDAWMFGVRICPDLDTCMYTLGGGIDPDRGWGHKNETWNAKEELAAYGVQPDWFGLGDRDLATHLVRSQMLRAGYPLSDVTRALCRRWSPGALLLPASDDRCETHVVVTDPGPGESAGEKRAIHFQEWWVRYRAQIPTESFAFVGADKATAAPGVTDAIENADIVLIAPSNPVVSIGAILAVGGIRGALRSTSAPVIGYSPIVAGKPLRGMADTCLSVIGVPSTSEAVGNHFGARSATGILDGWLVDSGDHASIDGVQVRSVPLLMTDPAATAEMVRAGMELAGVSP; encoded by the coding sequence GTGAAGGTCACGGTTCTGGTCGGTGGTGTAGGTGGTGCGCGGTTCTTGCTCGGTGTCCAACATCTTTTGGGCTTGGGGCAGTTCGGTACAGACGATACCAATGAGCACGAAGTGACAGCCGTGGTGAATGTGGGTGATGACGCCTGGATGTTCGGCGTCCGAATCTGCCCTGACCTGGACACATGCATGTACACCCTGGGCGGCGGCATCGACCCTGACCGTGGTTGGGGTCACAAGAACGAAACCTGGAACGCCAAGGAGGAACTCGCCGCCTACGGGGTGCAGCCGGACTGGTTCGGCCTCGGCGACCGCGACCTGGCCACCCATCTGGTGCGCAGTCAGATGCTGCGCGCGGGCTATCCGCTCTCCGACGTCACCCGGGCCCTGTGCCGGCGGTGGTCACCCGGTGCGCTACTGTTGCCCGCCAGCGATGACCGTTGCGAAACCCATGTTGTGGTCACCGATCCCGGCCCCGGCGAATCGGCAGGCGAAAAGCGCGCGATCCATTTCCAGGAATGGTGGGTGCGTTACCGCGCTCAAATACCCACGGAGAGCTTCGCATTCGTCGGCGCCGACAAGGCCACTGCGGCACCCGGTGTCACCGACGCGATCGAGAACGCCGACATCGTGTTGATCGCGCCGTCCAACCCGGTGGTCAGCATCGGCGCCATCCTCGCCGTCGGCGGTATCCGCGGCGCGCTGCGCTCGACCAGCGCGCCGGTGATCGGCTACTCCCCCATCGTCGCGGGGAAGCCGTTGCGCGGCATGGCCGACACCTGCCTCAGCGTGATCGGGGTACCGAGCACCTCCGAGGCCGTAGGCAATCACTTCGGGGCGCGGTCGGCGACGGGGATTCTCGACGGCTGGCTGGTGGACTCCGGGGACCACGCCTCGATCGACGGCGTGCAGGTGCGCTCGGTGCCGCTGCTGATGACCGATCCGGCAGCGACAGCCGAGATGGTCCGCGCCGGAATGGAACTGGCCGGGGTGAGCCCGTGA
- a CDS encoding WhiB family transcriptional regulator: MVPDHADYFSEGAELDEDQWQERALCAQTDPEAFFPEKGGSTREAKRICQGCEVKDACLEYALANDERFGIWGGLSERERRRLKRGII; this comes from the coding sequence CTGGTGCCCGACCACGCCGACTACTTCAGCGAAGGCGCCGAGCTCGACGAGGATCAGTGGCAGGAGCGCGCGCTGTGCGCCCAGACCGATCCCGAGGCCTTCTTCCCGGAGAAGGGCGGCTCCACCCGCGAAGCCAAGCGCATCTGCCAGGGCTGTGAGGTCAAGGACGCGTGCCTGGAGTACGCACTGGCCAACGACGAGCGCTTCGGCATCTGGGGCGGACTGTCCGAGCGGGAGCGTCGGCGCCTCAAGCGCGGCATCATCTGA
- a CDS encoding metallopeptidase family protein, translating into MRGTLLPPTVPGWRTRAERFDMAVLEAYEPIERRWHDRVSTLDVAVDEIPRIAPKDPESVQWPPEVVADGPIALARLIPAGVDVRGNSTRARIVLFRKPIERRAKDTDELTELLHELLVAQVATYLGVEPSVIDPTLDED; encoded by the coding sequence ATGCGCGGGACGCTGTTGCCACCGACGGTTCCGGGGTGGCGCACCCGCGCCGAACGTTTCGACATGGCGGTGCTGGAAGCCTATGAGCCGATCGAGCGGCGCTGGCATGACCGGGTGTCGACGCTCGATGTGGCGGTCGACGAGATTCCGCGCATCGCGCCGAAGGATCCCGAAAGTGTGCAGTGGCCCCCGGAGGTGGTGGCCGACGGCCCGATCGCGCTGGCCCGGCTGATCCCCGCGGGGGTGGACGTGCGAGGTAACTCCACTCGCGCTCGAATTGTGTTGTTCCGCAAGCCGATCGAGCGTCGGGCTAAAGACACCGACGAGCTGACCGAGCTGCTGCATGAATTGCTGGTGGCGCAGGTCGCCACCTATCTGGGTGTGGAACCGTCTGTCATCGACCCGACCCTGGACGAGGACTAG
- a CDS encoding DUF3499 domain-containing protein has product MNVPRRCCRPGCPHYAVATLTFVYSDSTAVVGPLATVSEPHSWDLCVLHAGRITAPRGWELVRHAGPLPSHPDDDDLVALADAVREGREAAAPAAGFTPGFSDPVTGAHGGALMAPPARRPETNGRRRGHLRVLPDPTD; this is encoded by the coding sequence GTGAATGTTCCCCGTCGCTGCTGCCGGCCAGGGTGCCCGCACTATGCGGTCGCGACGCTCACCTTCGTCTACTCGGACTCGACCGCTGTCGTCGGCCCGCTGGCCACCGTGTCCGAGCCGCACTCGTGGGACCTGTGCGTCCTGCACGCCGGCCGGATCACCGCGCCCCGCGGCTGGGAGCTGGTCCGGCACGCCGGCCCGCTGCCCTCGCACCCCGACGACGACGATCTGGTGGCGTTGGCTGACGCGGTCCGAGAAGGCCGGGAGGCGGCCGCGCCCGCCGCCGGTTTCACCCCCGGCTTCAGCGACCCGGTCACCGGTGCGCACGGCGGCGCGTTGATGGCCCCGCCGGCCCGCCGCCCCGAGACCAACGGACGCCGCCGCGGACACCTGCGCGTGCTGCCCGACCCGACGGACTGA
- a CDS encoding phosphomannomutase/phosphoglucomutase: MSRPAEAVQRVIKAYDVRGLVGEEIDESFVRDVGAAFARLVRDAAAPASQIVVGYDMRASSPGLADAFADGVTAQGLDVVRIGLASTDQLYFASGLLDCPGAMFTASHNPAAYNGIKLCRAGAKPVGKDTGLTTISDEVIAGVPEFDGPRGTVTDRDVLDEYGEFLRSLVDIAAARPLHVAVDAGNGMAGHTAPAVLGPIASIKLSPLYFELDGNFPNHEANPLDPANLVDLQNFVRETGADIGLAFDGDADRCFVVDETGHAVSPSAVTALVAARELKREIGATIIHNLITSRAVPELVAERGGTPVRSRVGHSYIKGLMAETGAIFGGEHSAHYYFRDFWGADSGMLAALHVLAALGEQDRPLSEMMADYQRYEASGEINYTVTDAPAVVDAVLQTFGNRVHALDHLDGVTVDLGDGRWFNLRMSNTEPLLRLNVEARSAEEVEELVDEIAGVVSGAEDST, from the coding sequence ATGTCTCGTCCCGCCGAGGCGGTACAACGCGTCATCAAGGCCTATGACGTGCGTGGACTCGTCGGCGAGGAGATCGACGAGAGTTTCGTGCGCGACGTCGGCGCCGCGTTCGCCCGCCTGGTCCGCGACGCGGCCGCGCCCGCCAGCCAGATCGTCGTCGGGTACGACATGCGGGCCAGTTCGCCGGGACTGGCCGACGCCTTCGCCGACGGCGTCACCGCCCAGGGCCTCGACGTCGTCCGCATCGGGCTGGCCTCCACCGACCAGCTCTACTTCGCCTCCGGCCTGCTGGACTGCCCCGGCGCGATGTTCACCGCCAGCCACAACCCGGCCGCCTACAACGGCATCAAACTGTGCCGGGCCGGGGCCAAGCCCGTCGGCAAGGACACCGGGCTGACCACCATCAGCGACGAGGTCATCGCCGGGGTGCCGGAGTTCGACGGCCCCCGCGGCACCGTCACCGACCGCGACGTGCTCGACGAGTACGGCGAGTTCCTGCGCTCGCTGGTCGACATCGCGGCGGCCCGGCCGCTGCACGTCGCCGTCGACGCCGGCAACGGGATGGCCGGCCACACCGCTCCCGCGGTGCTCGGCCCGATCGCGTCGATCAAACTCTCGCCGCTGTACTTCGAACTCGACGGCAACTTCCCCAACCACGAGGCCAACCCGCTCGACCCGGCCAACCTCGTCGACCTGCAGAACTTCGTGCGCGAGACCGGTGCCGACATCGGGCTGGCCTTCGACGGCGACGCCGACCGCTGCTTCGTCGTCGACGAGACCGGCCACGCCGTGTCGCCGTCGGCGGTGACCGCGCTGGTCGCCGCACGCGAACTGAAGCGCGAAATCGGCGCGACGATCATCCACAACCTGATCACCTCCCGTGCAGTGCCCGAGCTGGTGGCCGAACGCGGCGGCACGCCGGTGCGCTCGCGCGTCGGCCACTCCTACATCAAGGGTTTGATGGCCGAGACCGGCGCGATCTTCGGTGGCGAACACTCCGCGCACTACTACTTCCGGGACTTCTGGGGCGCCGACTCCGGCATGCTGGCCGCGCTGCACGTGCTCGCCGCGCTCGGCGAACAGGACCGCCCGCTGTCGGAGATGATGGCCGACTACCAGCGCTACGAAGCCTCCGGCGAGATCAACTACACCGTCACCGACGCGCCCGCGGTCGTCGACGCCGTGCTGCAGACCTTCGGCAATCGCGTCCACGCCCTCGACCACCTCGACGGGGTCACCGTCGACCTCGGCGACGGCCGCTGGTTCAACCTGCGGATGTCCAACACCGAGCCGCTGCTGCGACTCAACGTCGAGGCCCGTAGCGCCGAAGAGGTCGAAGAGTTGGTCGACGAGATCGCGGGCGTCGTGTCCGGCGCCGAGGATTCGACATGA
- the manA gene encoding mannose-6-phosphate isomerase, class I, with translation MHLLKGAVRTYAWGSRTAIAEFVGAPSPTPHPEAELWFGAHPGDPAYLLTDDGERSLLDALRTDPEGELGAAVRARFGDTLPFLVKVLAADEPLSLQAHPSMEQAVEGFSREDRMGIPVSAPNRNYRDRSHKPEIIVALSQFEALAGFRSAARSVELMQALGVPELDPFINLLHGQRDEDGLRALFTTWITFPQPDLDALVPAVIDGAINYVRSGEKEFAREAKTVLELGERYPGDAGVLASMLLNRLSLAPGEALYLPAGNLHAYLHGIGVEVMANSDNVLRGGLTPKHVDVPELLRVLDFTPAEDILVTPESHRDGAEIIYPTPAPEFSVSVLGIDSDQVGHEIDTPARREGPQILLCTEGAATVHAKANTVVLEKGAAAWVSADDDPIRLVAHEPFRMFRVTVGI, from the coding sequence GTGCACCTGCTGAAAGGCGCGGTCCGGACCTACGCATGGGGTTCGCGAACCGCGATCGCCGAATTCGTCGGCGCTCCGAGTCCCACCCCGCACCCCGAGGCCGAACTCTGGTTCGGGGCGCACCCGGGGGACCCGGCGTATCTCCTGACCGACGACGGAGAACGGTCCCTGCTCGACGCGCTGCGCACCGACCCGGAAGGTGAGCTCGGCGCCGCGGTCCGCGCGCGCTTCGGCGACACCCTGCCGTTTCTGGTCAAGGTGCTCGCCGCCGACGAGCCGTTGTCGCTGCAGGCGCACCCCAGCATGGAGCAGGCCGTCGAGGGATTCAGCCGCGAGGACCGGATGGGCATCCCGGTCTCGGCGCCCAACCGCAACTACCGCGACCGCAGCCACAAACCCGAGATCATCGTCGCGCTGAGCCAGTTCGAGGCGCTGGCCGGATTCCGCAGTGCCGCCCGGTCGGTCGAGTTGATGCAGGCGCTCGGCGTGCCCGAGTTGGACCCGTTCATCAACCTGCTGCACGGGCAGCGCGACGAGGACGGTCTGCGCGCGCTGTTCACCACCTGGATCACCTTCCCCCAGCCCGACCTCGACGCGCTGGTACCCGCGGTGATCGACGGCGCCATCAACTACGTCCGGTCTGGGGAAAAGGAATTCGCCCGCGAAGCCAAGACGGTGCTGGAACTCGGCGAGCGTTATCCCGGTGATGCGGGCGTGCTGGCCTCCATGCTGCTGAACCGGCTGTCGCTGGCGCCGGGGGAGGCCCTGTACCTGCCGGCCGGCAACCTGCACGCCTACCTGCACGGCATCGGGGTAGAGGTGATGGCCAACTCCGACAACGTCCTTCGCGGCGGGCTGACCCCCAAGCACGTCGACGTGCCCGAGCTGCTGCGGGTGCTGGACTTCACCCCGGCCGAGGACATCCTGGTCACCCCCGAAAGTCACCGCGACGGGGCGGAGATCATCTACCCGACGCCCGCGCCGGAGTTCTCGGTGTCGGTGCTCGGTATCGACAGCGACCAGGTGGGCCACGAGATCGACACCCCTGCCCGCCGCGAAGGCCCGCAGATCCTGCTGTGCACCGAGGGGGCGGCGACGGTGCACGCCAAGGCGAACACGGTGGTGCTGGAAAAAGGTGCCGCAGCGTGGGTTTCGGCAGACGACGACCCGATCAGGCTGGTCGCGCACGAGCCGTTCCGGATGTTCCGGGTGACCGTAGGGATCTAG
- a CDS encoding oxidoreductase, with protein sequence MTRTAKHAIVIGASLGGLCAARVLSEVCDRVTVFDRDQLPDVPAHRPAVPQSKHVHLLMARGAQEFESLYPGLLADMVAAGVPILENRPDCIHFGAAGHVLGTHHRLQDEFTAYVPSRTHLEWQIRRRTAQLPNVTLFDVGVDEPVLQDGRVTGVRTSDGATVPADLVIDATGRGTRLPAWLAQWGFQRPDEQTVEVGIGYATHQLRIPDGLIAEKVVVAGASRAQPRGLGMLYYEDGTWGLTTFGVGKVAPPADFDGMCALADEVLPGHLSAAVRCGMPLGEVALHKYPTSRWRRYDKLERFPEGILPFGDAVASFNPTFGQGMTMTSLQAGHLRRALQSPDPRTEFFRATAKTTYPVWTMNAIGDLTLHGAHGEMPWWYRPVGGLFDQFLGAAETDPVLAEWFLRRFSLLDSLYMVPSPRLVGRAVRHNLTLWTRSLRSPGTSGTARARPA encoded by the coding sequence ATGACTCGGACCGCCAAACACGCGATCGTCATCGGGGCGAGCCTCGGCGGGCTGTGTGCGGCGCGGGTGCTCTCCGAGGTCTGTGACCGTGTCACGGTGTTCGACCGCGATCAGCTGCCCGATGTTCCGGCGCACCGGCCCGCGGTGCCGCAGAGCAAGCATGTGCATCTGTTGATGGCGCGCGGCGCGCAGGAGTTCGAATCGCTGTACCCCGGGCTGCTCGCCGACATGGTGGCCGCGGGTGTGCCGATTCTGGAGAACCGGCCTGATTGCATTCATTTCGGCGCGGCCGGCCATGTGCTGGGCACGCATCACCGGCTGCAGGACGAGTTCACCGCCTACGTGCCGAGCCGCACGCATCTGGAGTGGCAGATCCGGCGCCGCACTGCGCAGTTGCCCAACGTGACGCTGTTCGACGTCGGGGTCGACGAGCCGGTGCTGCAGGACGGTCGGGTCACCGGGGTGCGGACCTCCGACGGCGCGACGGTGCCCGCCGATCTGGTGATCGATGCCACCGGTCGCGGCACCCGACTGCCGGCGTGGTTGGCGCAGTGGGGTTTTCAGCGCCCCGACGAGCAGACCGTCGAGGTAGGGATCGGTTACGCCACACATCAGCTGCGCATTCCCGACGGGCTGATCGCCGAGAAGGTGGTGGTGGCGGGGGCGTCCCGCGCCCAGCCACGCGGGCTGGGCATGCTGTATTACGAGGACGGCACCTGGGGGCTGACGACGTTCGGGGTCGGCAAGGTCGCCCCGCCGGCGGATTTCGACGGCATGTGCGCGCTGGCCGACGAGGTGCTGCCCGGCCATCTCAGCGCCGCGGTGCGCTGTGGCATGCCGCTGGGTGAGGTTGCGCTGCACAAGTATCCGACGAGCCGGTGGCGGCGTTACGACAAACTGGAGCGGTTCCCGGAGGGCATTCTGCCGTTCGGCGACGCGGTGGCCAGCTTCAACCCGACGTTCGGTCAGGGGATGACGATGACGTCGCTGCAGGCCGGCCATCTGCGCCGGGCGCTGCAATCGCCCGACCCACGGACGGAGTTCTTCCGGGCCACCGCCAAGACCACCTATCCGGTGTGGACGATGAACGCGATCGGCGATCTGACGTTGCACGGCGCGCACGGCGAGATGCCGTGGTGGTACCGGCCCGTCGGCGGGTTGTTCGACCAGTTCCTCGGCGCGGCGGAGACCGATCCCGTTCTGGCGGAGTGGTTCCTGCGCCGGTTCAGTCTGCTCGACAGCCTCTACATGGTGCCGTCACCACGGTTGGTCGGCCGCGCGGTCCGGCACAACTTGACGTTGTGGACTAGATCCCTACGGTCACCCGGAACATCCGGAACGGCTCGTGCGCGACCAGCCTGA